A portion of the Corynebacterium ammoniagenes DSM 20306 genome contains these proteins:
- the murA gene encoding UDP-N-acetylglucosamine 1-carboxyvinyltransferase: MKDLFTVSGGARLQGAVKVDGAKNSVLKLMAAALLAEGSTTLTNCPEILDVPLMQKVLEGLGCTVDIDGTTVTIDTPAVPRSDADFDAVRQFRASVCVLGPLTARCGKARVALPGGDAIGSRPLDMHQSGLEKLGATTHIEHGAVVTEASELVGAKIKLDFPSVGATENILTAAVLAKGTTVLDNAAREPEIVDLCSMLLEMGADISGAGTSTITINGVDKLYPTNHEVIGDRIVAGTWAYAAVMTQGDITVSGIAPRHLHLPLSKLRSAGADIETYENGFRVRMDGRPKSVDYQTLPFPGFPTDLQPMAIGLSAIAEGTAVITENVFESRFRFVDEMLRLGADAQVDGHHVVLRGQEKLSSTHVWSSDIRAGAGLVLSAFCADEVTTVHDVFHIDRGYPHFVENLQALGATIERGQEEIVQ; the protein is encoded by the coding sequence GTGAAAGATCTATTTACTGTTTCCGGTGGAGCGCGCCTGCAAGGCGCTGTGAAAGTAGACGGCGCCAAGAACTCGGTTCTTAAACTGATGGCCGCCGCATTGCTGGCTGAAGGATCTACAACGCTAACTAATTGCCCAGAGATCCTCGATGTCCCTTTGATGCAAAAGGTGCTTGAGGGTCTAGGCTGCACGGTGGACATTGACGGTACGACTGTCACTATTGACACCCCAGCGGTGCCCCGAAGTGATGCTGACTTTGATGCTGTTCGTCAATTCCGCGCATCCGTTTGTGTCTTGGGTCCGCTAACTGCACGTTGTGGCAAAGCCCGTGTAGCCCTTCCGGGCGGTGACGCCATTGGCTCCCGCCCTCTGGACATGCACCAGTCTGGATTAGAAAAGCTTGGTGCAACAACCCACATTGAGCATGGCGCGGTAGTAACCGAAGCCTCCGAGCTTGTTGGGGCAAAGATTAAGCTGGATTTTCCATCCGTGGGAGCTACCGAAAATATTTTGACAGCTGCAGTGCTTGCTAAGGGCACCACGGTATTGGACAACGCTGCGCGCGAGCCCGAGATTGTTGATCTGTGCAGCATGCTCTTGGAGATGGGTGCAGATATCTCCGGTGCTGGCACCTCTACTATCACTATCAACGGAGTGGACAAGCTCTATCCCACTAACCATGAAGTCATTGGTGACCGCATTGTTGCAGGTACTTGGGCTTATGCTGCGGTGATGACCCAAGGTGACATCACGGTTAGCGGTATCGCTCCACGTCACTTGCACCTTCCGCTATCGAAGCTGCGTTCTGCCGGTGCAGATATTGAGACCTATGAAAACGGATTCCGTGTTCGCATGGACGGTCGACCAAAGTCAGTGGATTATCAAACTCTGCCATTTCCGGGCTTTCCTACTGACCTGCAGCCAATGGCTATTGGGCTCTCTGCAATAGCTGAAGGAACTGCCGTCATTACAGAGAATGTCTTTGAGTCTCGCTTCCGCTTTGTTGACGAGATGCTTCGACTCGGTGCAGACGCTCAAGTCGATGGCCACCATGTTGTTCTTCGTGGGCAAGAGAAGCTTTCCTCCACGCACGTTTGGTCATCCGATATCCGTGCGGGTGCAGGATTGGTGCTCTCCGCATTTTGCGCTGATGAAGTAACCACTGTGCATGATGTCTTCCATATTGACCGCGGATACCCGCACTTCGTGGAAAACCTCCAGGCGCTTGGTGCCACGATTGAGCGCGGACAAGAGGAAATCGTCCAATAA
- the cysK gene encoding cysteine synthase A translates to MAKIHDSILDTIGGTPLVRLNSLTKDLGAEVLVKVESFNPANSVKDRIGKAIVDAAEASGELKPGGTIVEATSGNTGIALALVGAARGYKVVLTMPETMSAERRVLLRAYGAEIVLTPGAAGMQGAVDKANEVLAQQDNAVLARQFSNEANAQIHYETTGPETWEDSGENVDAFVAGVGTGGTVTGAGRYLKEKNADLRLVAVEPADSPVLTEGKAGPHKIQGLGANFIPEVLDRELLDEVLTATNEESIAMARKLATDEGLLVGISSGANVAAALKLAEREEFKGKTIVVVAPDFGERYVSTVLFEDIRD, encoded by the coding sequence ATGGCTAAGATTCACGATTCAATTCTTGACACCATCGGTGGAACCCCACTGGTTCGACTCAACAGCCTGACCAAGGATCTCGGCGCAGAGGTACTGGTTAAGGTCGAGTCCTTCAACCCAGCTAACTCGGTCAAAGACCGCATCGGTAAGGCAATCGTCGACGCCGCTGAGGCATCTGGCGAGCTCAAGCCAGGCGGCACCATCGTAGAGGCCACCTCAGGCAACACCGGTATCGCACTGGCACTTGTTGGCGCAGCCCGTGGCTACAAGGTTGTATTGACCATGCCAGAGACCATGTCCGCTGAGCGCCGCGTCTTGCTGCGCGCATACGGTGCGGAAATCGTCTTGACCCCAGGTGCTGCTGGCATGCAGGGCGCTGTCGACAAGGCTAATGAGGTTCTGGCGCAGCAGGACAACGCAGTCCTTGCCCGTCAGTTCTCCAACGAAGCAAACGCGCAGATCCACTACGAGACCACTGGTCCTGAGACCTGGGAAGACTCCGGCGAAAACGTGGACGCATTCGTCGCTGGTGTGGGCACAGGCGGCACTGTCACCGGTGCTGGCCGCTACCTGAAGGAAAAGAACGCCGACCTGCGCCTAGTCGCTGTCGAGCCTGCTGATTCCCCAGTACTGACCGAAGGCAAGGCTGGCCCACACAAGATTCAGGGCCTTGGCGCTAACTTCATTCCTGAGGTTCTGGATCGCGAGCTTCTCGATGAGGTTCTTACCGCAACCAACGAAGAATCCATCGCTATGGCCCGCAAGCTGGCTACCGATGAGGGCCTACTGGTTGGTATCTCCTCCGGTGCAAACGTCGCAGCAGCGCTGAAGCTCGCTGAGCGTGAGGAATTCAAGGGCAAGACCATCGTCGTCGTTGCACCAGACTTTGGTGAGCGCTACGTCTCCACCGTCCTCTTCGAAGACATCCGCGACTAA
- a CDS encoding universal stress protein, whose amino-acid sequence MKTIITGVDSSQTALTAAEKAAELAASFDAELYVFSAYAINSAVAIQTAKSGNMANQTSEAYQRLANSQASAAQEAADSVAAILRNTWPNLQVKAFAVEGQPAEVLLKQADKLKADAIVVGNKRAQGFSRILGSISRNVAAEAKCDLYIVNTTRQ is encoded by the coding sequence ATGAAGACGATTATCACTGGTGTCGACTCCAGCCAGACCGCTCTCACAGCAGCAGAAAAGGCAGCAGAACTTGCCGCAAGTTTTGATGCAGAGCTCTACGTGTTCTCTGCCTATGCCATCAACTCAGCAGTCGCTATCCAAACCGCTAAGAGCGGAAACATGGCAAACCAAACCTCGGAGGCATATCAACGCCTTGCTAACAGTCAAGCATCCGCAGCGCAAGAAGCCGCAGATTCAGTTGCAGCTATCCTGCGCAACACCTGGCCAAACCTTCAAGTTAAGGCATTCGCAGTAGAAGGCCAGCCGGCGGAAGTCCTTCTGAAGCAGGCAGATAAATTAAAGGCGGATGCGATTGTAGTCGGCAACAAGAGGGCTCAGGGCTTTTCTCGAATCCTCGGCAGCATCTCCCGAAATGTAGCTGCTGAAGCAAAGTGCGATTTGTACATTGTAAATACCACGCGTCAATAG
- the ramA gene encoding acetate metabolism transcriptional regulator RamA, with amino-acid sequence MDSHRIKDDDEAVRTALSSLKTATGIPVTMYGTLLPDNRLQITQWVGLRTPALQNLIIEPGVGVGGRVVSTRRAVGVSDYIRANTISHENDRYIQDEGLHSIVAVPVIVQREIRGVIYVGVHSPVRLGDKVIEEVTMTARSLEQDLAVNSALRRSDGTKAGAGRGHVMNGAEWEQVRSTHSKLRMLANRVEDESLRKELEALCDQMVSPVRVKQSTKLSARELDVLSCVALGHTNVEAAEEMGIGAETVKSYLRSVMRKLGAHTRYEAVNAARRIGALP; translated from the coding sequence ATGGACTCGCATCGGATAAAAGACGACGATGAAGCCGTCCGTACCGCGTTGTCTTCTTTGAAGACGGCTACAGGCATTCCGGTCACCATGTACGGAACTCTGTTGCCGGATAACCGGCTGCAAATTACGCAGTGGGTTGGCTTACGTACTCCGGCACTGCAGAATCTCATCATTGAACCGGGTGTTGGTGTTGGTGGACGCGTAGTCTCTACCCGTCGTGCAGTTGGCGTGTCTGACTATATTCGCGCGAATACGATCTCGCACGAGAATGACCGCTACATTCAAGATGAAGGATTGCATTCGATCGTGGCAGTTCCCGTGATTGTGCAACGCGAAATTCGTGGAGTCATCTACGTTGGAGTGCACTCACCAGTTCGTCTCGGCGACAAAGTGATTGAAGAAGTCACGATGACTGCGCGCAGTCTGGAACAGGACCTAGCGGTAAATTCCGCGCTTCGTCGTAGTGATGGCACCAAGGCTGGTGCCGGTCGCGGTCACGTAATGAACGGCGCGGAGTGGGAGCAAGTACGTTCCACGCACTCAAAGCTGCGCATGCTTGCTAACCGTGTCGAAGATGAATCTTTGCGCAAGGAGCTAGAAGCACTTTGCGATCAGATGGTCTCACCAGTTCGTGTCAAGCAATCCACTAAATTGTCGGCCCGAGAATTGGACGTGCTGAGCTGCGTCGCATTGGGCCACACAAATGTGGAAGCGGCAGAAGAAATGGGCATTGGCGCCGAGACCGTCAAATCGTATCTTCGCTCAGTAATGCGCAAGCTTGGAGCACATACTCGCTACGAGGCTGTCAACGCTGCGCGCCGAATTGGTGCATTGCCGTAA
- the epsC gene encoding serine O-acetyltransferase EpsC, with amino-acid sequence MNPFTIISRIREDLRNAREHDPAARGDLENAVVYSGLHAIWVHRICHWLWKRNIKGPARILSQLNRFFTGIEIHPGATIGRRFFIDHGMGIVIGETAEIGDGVMLYHGVTLGGQVLTQTKRHPTLKDNVVVGAGAKVLGPITIGEGSAVGANAVVTKDVPDNHTATGIPAKNRPRKKDQQIKLVDPDYFI; translated from the coding sequence ATGAACCCTTTCACAATCATTTCTCGGATTCGGGAAGACCTTCGCAATGCACGCGAGCATGATCCTGCTGCTCGTGGCGACCTTGAAAATGCGGTCGTTTACTCCGGGTTGCACGCCATTTGGGTCCATCGCATTTGCCACTGGCTGTGGAAGCGCAATATTAAGGGACCGGCGCGGATTTTATCGCAACTAAACCGCTTCTTTACCGGAATTGAGATCCACCCTGGTGCAACTATTGGTCGACGTTTCTTTATCGACCACGGCATGGGCATCGTTATTGGCGAAACCGCCGAGATTGGCGACGGCGTCATGCTTTATCACGGCGTGACTTTAGGTGGCCAGGTTCTGACCCAAACTAAGCGGCACCCCACGCTCAAAGACAATGTCGTGGTTGGTGCGGGCGCTAAGGTGCTTGGTCCCATCACCATCGGCGAAGGCTCCGCGGTAGGGGCGAATGCTGTAGTAACCAAAGACGTTCCTGATAATCACACCGCGACCGGTATTCCGGCTAAAAATCGCCCACGCAAAAAGGACCAGCAAATCAAGCTGGTCGACCCTGATTATTTTATTTAA
- a CDS encoding GNAT family N-acetyltransferase: MTNEVTHNTDRKRFVLTVDGETAGFADYVTPSEDVRDFNHTVINPDFRGQGLSSPLVKAALDDTREAGLKAVASCSAVQHFVNKNPEYEDLIRR; this comes from the coding sequence ATGACTAATGAAGTAACTCACAACACTGACCGCAAGCGCTTCGTCCTCACCGTCGATGGCGAAACCGCTGGATTTGCTGACTACGTCACTCCCTCGGAGGATGTCCGGGACTTCAACCACACGGTTATCAACCCCGATTTCCGTGGACAGGGTCTGTCCTCACCCTTGGTGAAGGCAGCGTTGGATGATACTCGTGAAGCTGGGCTCAAGGCAGTTGCCTCGTGCTCCGCTGTTCAGCACTTTGTGAACAAGAATCCAGAATACGAAGATCTCATTCGTCGATAA
- a CDS encoding fluoride efflux transporter FluC: MANPLILILAFGAAAFLGGMLRSLLAQWFPARVGTFVANVLASFAAGMAIGFTTAIDDPETSNFLMPVVATGFAGALSTWSTLAAELSALIKSKQWRTLAFYLGLTLAVGIIFAHRGAVWARRIYYVE; this comes from the coding sequence ATGGCTAATCCGCTCATCCTGATCCTGGCCTTTGGGGCAGCGGCCTTTCTCGGCGGCATGCTGCGTTCTTTGTTGGCGCAATGGTTTCCTGCCCGCGTCGGGACTTTCGTCGCCAATGTTTTGGCTTCTTTTGCCGCCGGCATGGCGATTGGTTTCACCACGGCTATTGACGATCCAGAAACCAGCAATTTTCTCATGCCGGTGGTGGCCACAGGCTTTGCCGGGGCACTGTCGACCTGGTCGACCTTGGCTGCGGAGTTATCCGCGTTGATTAAGTCGAAACAGTGGCGCACCCTCGCGTTTTATTTAGGCCTGACCCTGGCGGTGGGAATCATCTTTGCCCATCGTGGTGCTGTCTGGGCACGGCGTATTTACTACGTGGAATAG
- a CDS encoding fluoride efflux transporter family protein: MRESLIVGAGAVLGAFARWGLSLAAGSLAMMAAVPHAGIWSLLLINILGAGLMGYFQPGPFWGKGVLGGFTSFSTFATATVALTALGALGHVVVTVAGCVLSYLLGDALRTPRSRVNHG, from the coding sequence ATGCGGGAATCATTAATCGTCGGCGCGGGCGCCGTCCTTGGCGCCTTCGCCCGGTGGGGGCTGAGTCTCGCAGCGGGTTCGCTGGCAATGATGGCCGCAGTACCGCACGCCGGCATTTGGTCCCTGCTGCTGATTAATATCCTCGGTGCCGGTCTCATGGGTTATTTCCAGCCGGGCCCGTTCTGGGGAAAAGGCGTACTTGGCGGGTTTACCAGCTTTTCTACCTTCGCCACCGCCACCGTCGCTCTGACCGCGCTCGGAGCGCTAGGCCATGTCGTCGTAACAGTAGCCGGGTGCGTTTTAAGCTATTTGCTTGGCGATGCCCTCCGCACCCCTCGAAGCCGAGTTAACCATGGCTAA
- a CDS encoding GNAT family N-acetyltransferase: MSSEDKDIQVTHDPENLKYVLTVDGEETGASHYLNIADGVREFHHTVVDDAFRGQGLSKPLITSALDQSREDGVKVVATCPAVRKLVRTTGDYKDIIVKASDVKKDDSGES; the protein is encoded by the coding sequence ATGAGCTCAGAAGATAAAGACATTCAAGTCACGCATGATCCTGAAAACCTCAAATATGTTCTAACCGTCGATGGCGAAGAAACTGGGGCATCGCATTACCTCAATATTGCTGATGGTGTGCGCGAATTCCACCACACAGTCGTTGATGATGCATTTCGCGGCCAAGGGCTATCTAAACCGCTGATTACTAGCGCCTTGGACCAATCGCGTGAAGATGGGGTCAAAGTCGTTGCCACGTGTCCTGCAGTGCGTAAATTGGTGCGTACTACCGGCGACTACAAGGACATCATCGTCAAAGCCTCCGACGTCAAGAAAGACGATTCCGGAGAAAGCTAG
- a CDS encoding ABC transporter ATP-binding protein encodes MSNQPVGSPEEETEKTSVAATDKAENHTVTDVAAARAVDLHKMYGEGETAVVALDHINIEFARNKFTAIMGPSGSGKSTLMHTMAGLDRASSGSAFIGDTNLSGLNDKETTSIRRDRLGFIFQSFNLVPTLTAEENITLPTDIAGRKVDRHWFEEVTSRLGIANRLRHRPAELSGGQQQRVACARALVSRPEIIFGDEPTGNLDSNSSREVLDILRTAVDKDNQTVVIVTHDPKAAAYADCVVFLSDGKFVNELQDPTMEDIHQVMAEIEG; translated from the coding sequence ATGAGCAATCAGCCCGTTGGCAGTCCTGAAGAAGAGACGGAGAAGACGTCCGTCGCAGCTACCGATAAAGCTGAAAACCATACGGTGACTGATGTTGCCGCCGCCCGTGCCGTTGATCTTCACAAGATGTACGGGGAAGGCGAGACCGCAGTTGTGGCCTTAGACCACATCAATATTGAATTCGCACGCAATAAGTTTACGGCGATCATGGGACCGTCAGGTTCCGGTAAATCAACGTTGATGCACACGATGGCGGGCCTCGACCGTGCATCGTCGGGCTCTGCGTTTATTGGCGATACCAACTTGTCCGGATTAAATGACAAAGAGACCACGTCTATCCGCCGTGACCGCCTGGGCTTTATCTTCCAGTCTTTTAACTTGGTCCCGACCTTGACGGCGGAAGAAAATATCACCTTGCCAACCGATATTGCGGGGCGCAAGGTTGATCGCCATTGGTTTGAGGAAGTCACCAGTCGTTTGGGCATTGCGAATCGCTTGAGGCATCGTCCAGCGGAGCTATCCGGTGGTCAGCAACAGCGCGTGGCTTGTGCTCGTGCGCTGGTCTCGCGCCCAGAGATCATCTTCGGAGATGAGCCAACCGGAAACCTGGACTCAAATTCTTCCCGCGAAGTTCTCGATATTTTGCGCACTGCGGTAGACAAGGATAACCAGACGGTTGTCATCGTCACGCACGATCCGAAAGCAGCAGCCTACGCTGACTGCGTTGTCTTTTTGTCTGATGGCAAGTTCGTCAACGAACTTCAGGATCCGACGATGGAAGACATTCACCAGGTGATGGCGGAGATTGAGGGCTAA
- a CDS encoding ABC transporter permease, producing MASGSTMRKVSLRNIFAHKLRLALTLLAVVLGTSFIAGSFMFTKTLSDTFDSAISSSFDGVDAAVSPAEGSEGISEDVRQAIVDDPEVESVNIRGSQTVVAANEDSEAFQTGGGSSSLAPFYPEQDYVGEAARMSEGNAPSGDSEVVINQEAVDEYDIAIGDTLILVTPNEHIQVDVSGVYEPPVDSGSSIALMMSEDGYLDRFAPGGMVDSLAVSGASDVEPDALVQHLNDEYDVSAESGEKLAEDLTKAISEGMQFINYFLIAFGLIALLVGTFIIANTFSMIVAQRTKEFALLRALGASRGQITRSVVTESVIVGLIGSAVGVIAGMGLVALIKLGLSTQDMPLGGGLGLTVNAVVVPIILGTIVTVISAWAPARRAGAVEPVEAMRTTESAAGSSLKVRTIIGLALLILGVALAIAGAVWTDGSTGVRASLVGVGALGVIVGFFLAGPALSLPIVPVFGKAIGAPFGAVGALAATNSKRNPRRTSATAFALTLGLALVTAIGMLGATMNSSIEDLMEDNVSADYILSGPTDGSFPAPATTPHLAQETEGVANTVAVGMAPVLVDGQAALDYGPQFQMTNSIDGNPESMVAFDVVEGSMDLEENPGFIANRTVAEANGWTVGESYELTSPVNPMESREVELIGIYEPNPIVEGFGVSQSAFEDFVPAEAGQLYFVGVNAEEGYDLDQLRTNLEESMKELIIIQVMTGEEYAGQATDLINQMLSILYALLALAVIIAILGIVNTLTLGVIERRQEIGMLRAVGTQRRQIRTMITLEAVQIAVFGAVMGMLIGLGLGWAFIEVLSGTGLEGAVVPWAQLLIMLAASAVVGVVAAIWPSARAAKTPPLEAIAD from the coding sequence ATGGCTAGTGGTTCTACGATGCGCAAGGTGTCCTTGCGCAATATTTTTGCACATAAACTACGACTTGCTCTCACCCTGCTCGCCGTGGTGTTGGGAACCTCCTTTATTGCTGGTTCCTTCATGTTCACCAAGACCTTGTCGGATACTTTTGATTCGGCGATTTCTTCGTCATTCGACGGCGTCGATGCTGCGGTAAGCCCAGCAGAGGGTAGCGAAGGTATCAGTGAAGATGTCCGCCAAGCTATCGTCGATGACCCAGAGGTGGAATCGGTCAATATTCGCGGTAGCCAGACTGTTGTGGCAGCCAATGAAGATTCTGAAGCTTTTCAAACCGGCGGCGGGTCTTCCTCACTCGCTCCGTTTTATCCTGAGCAGGATTATGTAGGCGAAGCCGCCCGCATGTCGGAAGGTAATGCTCCTTCGGGTGATTCCGAGGTGGTTATTAACCAGGAAGCCGTCGACGAATACGATATCGCCATTGGGGATACCCTCATCCTGGTCACCCCGAATGAGCACATTCAAGTTGATGTCTCCGGTGTGTATGAACCGCCGGTGGATTCTGGCTCATCTATCGCTTTGATGATGTCTGAGGACGGATACCTAGACCGCTTTGCGCCGGGCGGCATGGTTGATTCGCTCGCGGTATCGGGAGCTTCGGATGTTGAACCGGATGCCTTAGTCCAACACCTCAATGATGAGTATGACGTATCTGCCGAGTCCGGTGAAAAGCTGGCGGAGGATCTGACCAAGGCAATTTCTGAAGGAATGCAGTTTATTAACTACTTCCTCATCGCCTTTGGCCTGATTGCTTTGTTGGTAGGTACCTTCATCATCGCAAACACCTTCTCGATGATTGTTGCGCAACGCACCAAGGAGTTTGCCCTGCTGCGAGCACTAGGCGCCTCCCGCGGCCAGATTACGCGGTCCGTGGTCACCGAATCTGTCATTGTCGGTCTTATCGGCTCCGCGGTCGGCGTTATCGCTGGCATGGGCTTGGTGGCGCTGATTAAGCTCGGTTTGAGTACCCAAGATATGCCGCTAGGAGGTGGGCTGGGGCTGACCGTTAACGCGGTGGTGGTACCAATTATTTTGGGCACCATCGTCACGGTCATCTCAGCCTGGGCTCCAGCTCGCCGAGCAGGTGCTGTTGAACCTGTGGAAGCAATGCGTACCACAGAATCCGCGGCGGGCTCGTCGTTAAAGGTTCGCACCATTATCGGCCTAGCCCTGTTGATTCTGGGCGTGGCCTTGGCCATCGCCGGTGCAGTGTGGACCGATGGTTCCACCGGTGTTCGTGCATCGCTGGTTGGCGTGGGCGCTTTGGGCGTTATCGTCGGGTTCTTCCTCGCTGGACCAGCATTGAGCCTGCCCATTGTTCCCGTCTTCGGCAAGGCTATCGGTGCGCCGTTTGGGGCAGTGGGCGCCTTGGCTGCGACCAACTCTAAGCGCAACCCGCGCCGCACCTCTGCGACGGCTTTCGCGTTGACCTTGGGTCTTGCGCTGGTCACCGCGATTGGCATGCTGGGCGCGACCATGAATTCCTCGATTGAGGATTTGATGGAAGACAATGTCTCCGCCGACTACATCTTGAGTGGCCCGACGGATGGCTCGTTCCCAGCGCCGGCAACTACTCCACATTTGGCACAGGAGACAGAAGGCGTCGCAAACACCGTTGCGGTCGGTATGGCGCCAGTGCTTGTCGATGGTCAGGCGGCGCTCGATTATGGCCCGCAATTCCAGATGACAAACTCGATCGATGGCAACCCGGAAAGCATGGTTGCCTTTGACGTGGTGGAAGGTTCGATGGACCTGGAAGAAAACCCAGGATTTATCGCTAATCGCACCGTCGCGGAAGCCAATGGCTGGACGGTGGGCGAATCTTATGAACTCACCTCGCCGGTCAACCCAATGGAATCCCGCGAAGTTGAACTCATCGGTATCTATGAGCCCAACCCCATTGTGGAAGGCTTCGGAGTATCGCAGTCTGCATTCGAAGACTTTGTGCCGGCGGAAGCAGGCCAGCTCTACTTTGTCGGTGTAAATGCTGAAGAAGGCTATGACCTGGATCAGCTGCGCACCAACTTGGAAGAGTCCATGAAGGAATTGATCATCATCCAGGTGATGACGGGTGAAGAGTACGCGGGCCAAGCCACGGACCTCATCAACCAAATGCTGTCGATTCTTTATGCGCTGCTGGCACTGGCTGTCATCATCGCCATCTTGGGTATCGTCAATACGTTGACCCTGGGCGTTATTGAACGTCGCCAAGAGATCGGCATGCTGCGCGCCGTAGGTACCCAGCGTCGCCAGATTCGGACCATGATCACCTTAGAAGCCGTGCAGATTGCCGTATTTGGCGCGGTCATGGGCATGCTGATTGGTTTGGGCTTGGGCTGGGCCTTTATTGAAGTTCTTTCTGGAACTGGCCTTGAAGGCGCTGTCGTACCGTGGGCGCAGCTGCTGATTATGCTGGCAGCCTCTGCGGTCGTCGGCGTCGTGGCAGCCATCTGGCCTTCGGCACGTGCGGCTAAGACTCCACCGCTCGAAGCCATCGCTGACTAG